Sequence from the Streptomyces sp. NBC_00358 genome:
CAGACGTACGTCGGCGAGCGCCTTGCGGGCCCGGACGAGCCGCTCGGCCTTCTTCACCTTGCGGACCTTGAGGCCGTAGGCGACGTTCTCCTCGACGGTCATGTGCGGGAACAGGGCGTAGTCCTGGAAGACGGTGTGCACGTCCCGTTCGAAGGGGGCGAGACCGGTGACCTCCTGGCCGGCCAGTTCGATCCGGCCCTCGGTCGGGCTCTCGAATCCGGCGATCATCCGCAGCACGGTCGTCTTGCCCGAGCCGGACGGGCCGAGCATCGAGAAGAACTCGCCGTCGGCTATCTCCAGATCGACTCCGGCCACGGCGGTCGTCTCGCCGAACGCCTTTCGCAGGCCCTGGAGCCGGATCGCCTTTGCCTCCATGGGCGGGGAACCTTTCTGGTGCGGAGGTACGTTTGCAACACTGACCGGAAAGATATGAAGTCATAGTTCAAACTTCAAGACCCCTTTAGAGTAAAGGTTGAGTCAACGCACAAGGTGGTGACCGTGAAGCAACACAGGGGCGACGGCGTTCGCAGAGCCGTCTTCACTCCCGTGGACAACCGCGCGCGCGTCGAGACGGTCGTACACCGGATCGGCGACGCCATCGAGCTCGGGCTGCTCGCCGACGGGGAGCAACTCCCCGGGGAGATGGAGCTGGCCGGGCAGCTCGGCGTGTCCACGGTCACCCTGCGCGAGGCCCTCATGGCCCTGCGGCAGCAGGGGCTGGTCACGACGCGGCGGGGGCGGGGCGGCGGCAGCTTCGTCTCCCTGCCCGAAGTCCCGGGCGAGGAGCGGCTGCTGGCGAGGCTGGCGAGCTGGAGCACGGAGGAGCTGCGCGACCTGGGCGACCACTGGGCGGCCCTGTCCGGGGCGGCCGCCCGGCTCGCGGCGCAGCGGACGGAACCGGACGACCTCAAGGCACTGCGGCGCACCCTGGACGACCTGGCGTCCGCCGAGGACGCGGCCGCCCGCAGCCGCGTCTACGGCCGCTTCCATGTCGAGCTCGCGGCGGCGGCGCAGTCCGCCCGGCTGACCCGTGAACAGGTCGTACTCCAGACCGAGGTGGGCGCGCTGATGTGCCTCGTGCTCGGAGACGACGAATATCGTGAAGAAGTCGCCGACCGTCACCGCTCCGTAATCTCGGCCGTGCAAGATGGTGCCCACGATTCGGCCAGAGCACTGGCCGAACGGTGCGTACAGGACTCGACGGCGCGGCTCATCACCCTCCGCCTCTCGATGCCGCGCGCCGTGTCAGGTCCGCGTCCACTGGAGGGCACCCATGAGCAGGAGCCCCGCTCCGGTCGGCGCGACGGCGACTCTTGACGCGACCCCCGGGGCGACGACCGCCGAGGCGGCCGTCGCGGCGCAGGTCCGCTGTGCGCTGGAGGCCGTCTTCGCCGCGGTCGCCGACACCCGGGCCGATACGACCGCACTGCTCACCCGCGTCGCCGCGCAGGGCCGCCGTCCCGCGACGGTGGACCTGGCGGCACTGCGCCCGGGGCTCCATCTGCGGCTCACCCGGCAGGAGTTGGTGTCGGGCGCCGGCTTCGTGGCGGCACCCGGCCTGCTCCGTGACGTACCGGCGTGGCTGGAATGGTGGCAGCAGGGCTCCGACGGGGGCGTACGGCCCCTGCTGCTCGACCTCGATCCGGCGCACTCCGCGTACTCCGACTACACGCACTGGGACTGGTTCGCGCTCCCCCGCGACACCGGGCAGCGCGCCGTGGCCGGACCGTACGTCGACTACCTCTGCTCCGACGAGTACAGCCTGACCCTGTCCGCGCCGGTCCATGTGGAGGACCGTTTCGTGGGGGTCGCCGCGGCCGACGTGTATCTGCGGCACTTCGAGGGCGCGGTCGTCCCGCTCCTCCAACGGCTGCCCGGGGCCGCCTACTTGGTGAACGCACGAGGCCGGGTGGCCGCGTCCGCCGACCCGGCGCACCTGGCCGGATCACTCACCAAGGGCCCGGACTTCGGGGCCGTGCTGGCGGCGGCCCGGCCCACGCGTCACGAGGGCCTGCGGCTCGTCCCCTGCGACGGCGTCCCCCTCGTCCTCGTCCTGCCCGCCGACTGAACACCAGGGACGCACCCGCACACGCACCCAGCCGGGAACACGACACCCGGCCACCCGAGTCGCCCGCGTGGCGCCGGCCGGGTCGGGGTGCGTCACACCGCGCGCAGCTCCGCCGCGCCGTTGCGGGTCTTGCGGGTCCTGCTCGGTCCGCCCCGGACCGGTCGGACCGCCTCGCGCAGTACCAGGGTCATCCGCGAGTAGCCCATGTCCCGGAGGGACTTGGGGGTGTCGTCGACGATCCGGCAGTCGGTGCTGCCCCAGCGCGGGTCGGGGTGCACCAACGGGCGAACGGCCCCGTCGTGCTCGACCGCGCGCGGTCCGACCGCTGCGATCCAGTGCGGCAGGCCGTGCCGATAGGCGGCGTCCATGATCGGGTCCAGGGCGATGTCCCGGCGGATCGCCTGGAGTCCGCGGTCCTGGCCGTTCCGCTCCACCGCCGCCGCGAAGTGCGCGAGCATCGGCAGACACCAACTCGACTCGTGCTCGCCGAGGATCGATCCCGCGTCCGGGTGGAACAGCACGAACCGAAGGAAGTTGTCGCCCGGCATGGCGGTCGGATGGGCGCCGACGCCGTCGAAAAGTGTCCGGAACGCGGCGTTGGACAGGACGACGTCCCAGCGGTGGTCGAAGACGACGGAGGGGAAGGTGACGGCCTCGATCAGCGTGGCGTAGTCCTGGAGGTACGCCTGCGCTTCGAGACTCTCGGGGACAGGTCGCGGCTGGGACCGCTGCCTTCCTGCCTGGTACGCCATCGGGAGGTCACCCCTCTTGCCTCTGCGGCCTTCACGCGGCGCCCCGATCCTGCTTCCCCGGGGACAGGCGTGTCAACTATCGTGGCATTCGGCGCTCGTTGACGGCTGAATCTCGCCACAGTTGTGGCGAGACCTGGATGTGAGTTCGAGGAACGGGCTACGCTCCGGTTGGCTCCCCGGTCTTGCAGCCGGGATGGTTTCTGACCTTCGTGTCCACATGGTTCCCGAACTTCGTGAGAGCCACCTGAGAGAGACGTAGGAGATCTGTCGGTGACGGATGGCTTCGAGGTTCCGTGCGCCACGGCGACGGTTCTGCTGCAGGCCGTCGTGGCCAGGGTCACCGCACTCGCCGACCGGCTCGGCGTACCGCACGCCGAGGTGTTCGACGTCCGACGGCTGTCGGGCGAGTCCGGCGTCCCCGAACCGGTGGTGAAGGCCCTGCTCAACGGCCGCCCCGCGGGGGAGCCCGACCTGCAGGCGCGGTTCCTGCAACGCCTGGACCTGCTGCGCCGCACCCGGCTCAAGCCCAACGGGCGCCGCTACACCCAGCAGGAGATCGCCGACGGCGCCGGCATGTCGCGCCAGCAGGCGGGCGCCCTCATCAACGGCGACCGGCGCCCGACCATGGAGCACTGCGACGCCATCCAGCGCTTCTTCCGGGTGCACGCCGGGTTCCTCACCGCCGAGGACTCCGAAGCGCTCGTGGGTGCCCTCCAACGCTCGGAACAAGAACTCCTGCAACGGCTCGCCGACCGCGAACGAGCGGCGGTCTCCGTAGCGCGCGACCCGCTGGAGCGGCTCCTCCTCGACCACGGCGTCCGCGGAATCGCCTGGCGTGCCGCGCAGTTGCCCACCGACCAGCACCGGGACAAGGTCGCCGAGTGGCTGGACATGCTTCTGGAGAGCGTCAAACGGCCAGAGTCGTGAGCCGGGGGAGATCAGTGGGCATCGGAAGGGAAATGCGCCGCCTGTGCGGCGAGTTGGTCTCGGAGCTCTCGTTGCCGGCACCGGCGGCACCCGCCGACCTCTACTCCGCGCTGTGCAGCGCGATGAGCACCCGCCGCGGCCGTCCCGTCCGGTTCCGTACGGCCGTCTTCCCGCCCGGCACCGCCAGCGGCCTGTGGCTCGACATGGCCGAACAGGACCTCGTCGTCATCGAGGAACGCACCGCGCCCGACCACCAGTTGGTGATCCTCGGCCACGAGCTGTGGCACATGCAGGCCGGGCACTGCACCCATCATGTCGACGGTGCGGCCGTCGCGGCACGCTTACTCAGCGACAGCGCGGACCTTCAGGCCACCGTCCTGAAGGTGGCCGCGCGGACCCGCTTCGACCTCGCCGACGAGCAGGAGGCCGAGAGTTTCGGACTCCTGCTCGCCAGCAAGTGCCGTACGTGGCTGGCCGGTTCGTCACTCCGCGGCCCGGTGCAGCGGCACGGTCTGGCCGGTCGCATCGAGGCGTCGCTCGGCTGTCACGGACCGCGGGACTGAAGGTCCCCGAGCCATGGACGGATCCAGCTACTACATCCCGGCCGTCGCCATGGGCGCCGCGATCGCCTTCAAGGGGCCCGCGCTGCTGCGTGGCTGGCGCGACCCGCTGCTGCGCTCCGTGGGCGTCCTGCTCGCCCTCGCCGGCCTGGTGTTCCTCTTCGCGGCCCCGCCGACGATCGCCGAGGTCAACGACCTCACGGGGATACCCAACTTCTCGGCACCCCTGGTCTACTGCCTGTTGAGCGCCTACAGCGCCTCCTGTCTCGTGCTGATCATCAACTGGCGGGGCGGACCGCCCGAGGAGACCCGTCGGCTGTCCCGGCGCTGGATCCTCGGGTACACCGTGGTGGGCGTCGCCCTGATCGTGCTGTTCGTCCTCGGGGACGCCCCCGTCGAGCGGCTGCGGGATCTCGACACCTACTACGCCAACACCCCCTTCATCCGCGAGATGATCGTGCTCTACCTCGGGTCGCTCACCGTCGCCGGTGTCGCGATGAACGTCATGTGCTGGCGCTGGGCGATCCAGGTACGCGGCCGGCTGCGCGCCGGACTGGTGATCATCGCGTTCGGATCGCTGTGCAACGTCCCCTATTCGGCGACCAAGTTCACCGCCGTGGTGGCCCGCTGGAACGGCGTGGACCTCGACGGCCTGAGCACCGATGTGGCACCCATGCTGGCCTCGGCCGGGGCCCAGATCACCGCGGTCGGGTTCTGCCTTCCGCTGGCCTGGCGGCGCATCGGGGACAGCTGGAACACCTGGTCCACGTACCGCAGGCTGGGGCCCTTGTGGCGCGAACTGAAGCCGGTCTCCTTGCCTGCGGACCGCGCGGTGCGGATCTCCTGGTGGGCGCCCGCCGAACTCCAGGTCACCCAGCGGGAATCCGACATCCATGACGGCATGCTGAGCCTCTACCCCTACTTCGACTCCGATGTGCGCACCCGGGCCTACTGCGCCGCGGTCACGGCGGGCTCCTCCCCCGCCGAGGCGCACGCCGAGGCGGACGCCGCGATGGTCACACGCGCGGTGCGGGCCAGGGCCGCCGACCCTGAAGGCCGCGTCATCAGCTCGGCGGAGACGGCCGCCGCGGCGCCCGCGACGCGATCCCCGTTCGGGCACAACGACGGTCCGCGCGACCTCGTGCGCATGTCCGTCGCCCTGCGCCGGTCACCCGTCGTCGCGGCCGCCCGGGGGCGGACGACGACCGGACCGGAGAAGGACGCCCGCGAGCCGGCGGGTTAGCCGTGACGGGCGCCGAGTGCCCTCAGGTCGCGCTGCGTTCGCTCGCCTCGCGCAGGTCCCGTTCCGCGGCACGGTTGCGGGCGGTGTCCGGTTGCCCCACCGCCGTACCGGGGCGCCCGGCGCGCAGCAGTTCCCGCCAGGTCTCACGGCTCCAGTCGGCCGGACTGGTGGTGGCCGTGAACTCCTGGACCAGGGCGAGGAATCGCGCCGGGTCGCTGTGGAAGGGGAAGTGGCCGGCCCCCTCGAAGATCTCCAGACGGCTGCCCGGCATCGCCGCGTGCGCCCCGTGCGCGTGCCGGACCGGCACCACGCTGTCCCGGTCCCCCCAGAGCAGCATGGTGGGCATGCCCTCGGTGAGATAGCAGCGGTCGAGCATGGTGACCGCCTGGCCGCGCCAGTCGACCACGGCCCGCAGGGTCCGGATGAACGCGCTGCGGGAGGTCGCGTCGGGCAGCGCGTCCACCAGGTTCACCAACTCCGGTGCGTCCTGGGCGAGATCGGTGTCGAGCAGGCGCATCAGCCGCAGGAAGAAGCCCACTTGGAAACGCATTCCGGGCAGCCGCAGGGTGGAGAGCATCAGATGGGCACCCGGCAGCGACACGGCGCGCAGGACGGGGTTGACCTCGCCCCCTACTCCGCCCGCGCTGACCAGGATCAGCCGCTCGGTTCGCTCGGGGAACTGGTAGGCGAACTGCATCGCCACTCCCCCGCCGAGGGAATGCCCGACCAGCGTGGCGGACTCGATGTCGAGCGTGGCCAGCAGATCGCGTACTCCGTTGGCGTAGGCGGCCACCGAGTAGTCGGCGCGCGGTTTGTCGGACGCGCCGTGGCCGAGCAGGTCGGGGGCGATCACGGTATGGGTGCGGGCCAGGTCGGGGATCAACTCCGCCCAGGTCGCGGAGGAGTCGCCTATGCCGTGGATCAGGACGAGCGCCGGTCCCTCACCGGCCATCCGGTAGGCGCGCCGGTAGCCGTGCACGACACGGTGGCGCAGACGCAGTTCTCCGTCACCGACCGAACGCAGCCGCGGGGTGCGCCGCGGCTGCCGGGGCTGTACGTCGACCACGGGCTGACCTCCCGTTCACAGGCCGCCGCGAAGGCGGCTCCCGAGCCGCCGGAATGACGGCTCCCGGGGCCCGCCGGCAGGCGGCCCCAGCTCTCGTCTCCAGCGTAGGGCCCCTGTTCCACAAGGGATTTCCGTGAGGTTTCGCCTCCGCTAAGCGGGCGAACCTCCACAGACCGAAACCGCATTGTCAGTGGCGGACGGCAAGCTGGGGTCAGGACCAGTGTCACGACCAGCCGACCCGGGAGAGCCGTCCGATGCCGACCGCCGTACTGACCGAACACGAACGCGCCGCCGTGCAGGCCTACCTCCGCCTCCTCCAGACGGTACGAGCGGCCTTCGACGGCCCACCGGACGGCCACCGACCACCCATGGTCCCGCCCGCCGTGCTCGCCGAGGCGGAGCGGGCCCTGAGGGCGGCGGGCCTCGCGGGCAACGAGGAGGCGTTCTTCGAGCTGCTGCGCTCCTGGTGCCCGGAGCCGGACTGGGGGTGAGTGCTGCCCCGCGTCCGTCGGCCGGGCCCGCGCCGGCCGACGGAGGCGAGCCCGGTGCCGTACGCACACGTTCGGGGAGGGTGGGGGGCGGCCGGAGGCTCCCCGGGGGAGCGCTACCGGTCGCTCATGTCGACGATCTCGACCTGGGGCGCGAAGGTCTCCATCGCCGATTCGAGACGGGCGCGGTCGAGGTCCCACATGTTGACGGGCCTGCTCGCCTGGACGATCTCGGCCGGAACGTGGGGAATCAGGGCCTCGTTGATGCGTCTGCGGCGGGGGCCGTACGGCTGGCCCGGAAGCTGCGGGGAGCCCTGTGGCCGGTGAAGGCCTATGTACGGCATGTCCGTCCGGCCCACGTGCTGCGTCCAGAGCACGACGGACGTGATGTCGCTCCACGGGACGACATCCGTCTTGAAGCCGACGTGAAGCGGGTTGCCGCCGAGAGTGACGCCCTCCTCGTCGATCCGGAGCGCGACTGCACGGGAAAGGGAGGCCGTGGTGAACACCAGGAGACCGAGCAGCCCGAACGAACCTGCGAATACGGCTATACCGAGCGATATGTTCGGAATGAAGGCACAACCGAGGAAGGCGAGGCTGATCAGGCTCAGGCGCACGGTTCGGCCGGTCCAGCCGAAGCGTGCTTCGTAGACGGCGGTTTCGGCGGTTTCGGAGTCCATCCGACGATGATCTCCGACAGGGCGTTCGGAGCGGAAGGGCCGGGCCGGCGCCCGCCGGGAATCCCTACGGCCGCCGCCGGGACCAGGGCACCTACCAGGAATGTCGGAACTCACGTCGGCGGGTGCCCAGTTGTGCACCCGCCGGCGTGGCTGTGCTTCGTCGTTCGCGTCGGAACTCCGGCTCCGGCCGGTCAGCAGGACGCGGGCGGGATGCTCTGCTCGTACTGGAAGACGTTACGGGGGTCGTACTGGGCCTTGACCCTGCGCAGCCGGTCGAAGTTGTCGCCCCAGTAGGCGGTTTCCCAGTCCTGCATTCCGATGTTCGGGACGTTGACGTAGGCGCCGTTCACGTAGGGCCGCAGCGCCTGGCTGAACTCGGCGATCCAGGCCTGGGCCTGCGGGGTGAGCTCGTCGCCGCTGCCCGCCTGTCCGCGCGTCCCCCAGCCCGCACCGGGCTCGGAGTAGAAGAGAGCGTCGCGGTGCGGGAACGCGGTGCCGCCGCGGGGGCTCCTACGGACCGCGCCGCCGAACGCCTGGGTGAAGAAGTTGCTGTCGTCCGTGGGCGCGTCGCGCATGAACGAGGCGATCACGCTGATCGCCTTCCTCGGGAACAGCTCGCTGCTGAACTGCGAGAAGAACTTCCAGTTCGCGGGCTCGTCCGCGGTCGGAATCTGGAATCCGGCATATACGTCGCCCCAGTTGCCGGCCTGAGCCGTGACCTCGGGCGTTCCCACCGACAGGATCGGGTCCAGTAGTTCCTTCGCCTCCGCCTCGGTTCCCTCCGCAAGGACCCCGAACAGCAGAATCTGCCCCCGGTGGATCTCGAGCTGGGTTCCGAGGCGGTCGTCGGCGCGCAGGGCGCTGTGCTGCCACGCCTCGAAGACCCTGTGCAGGTCCTTGATGCCGTCCCAGGTGGCCTGGACGTAGGCGACGCTCTTGAGCGGGGACGCCTTGTAGGTGAGCGACGTGACGATCCCGAAGTTCCCGTTTCCCGCCCCGCGGAGCGCCCAGAGCAGATCCTCGTGGTCCTTCAGGTCCGCGTGGATCACCTTGGCGCAGTCGTCACCCGCCGCGACGACGATCTCGGCGCCCACAAGGCTGTCGCAGGCCATGCCGAGGTAGCGGACGAGGAAGCCGAAGCCGCCGCCGAGAGTCGCGCCCGACAGGCCTACGGTGCCCTCCGTTCCGGTCGTCACCGCGAGGCCCTTCTTCGCGAGCGCGGTCACCGCTTCCGACTGGCTGAGCCCGGCGCCGACCTTCGCGATGCGCGTGACGGTGTCGATGTGGACGGACTTCAGCTCG
This genomic interval carries:
- a CDS encoding PDC sensor domain-containing protein → MSRSPAPVGATATLDATPGATTAEAAVAAQVRCALEAVFAAVADTRADTTALLTRVAAQGRRPATVDLAALRPGLHLRLTRQELVSGAGFVAAPGLLRDVPAWLEWWQQGSDGGVRPLLLDLDPAHSAYSDYTHWDWFALPRDTGQRAVAGPYVDYLCSDEYSLTLSAPVHVEDRFVGVAAADVYLRHFEGAVVPLLQRLPGAAYLVNARGRVAASADPAHLAGSLTKGPDFGAVLAAARPTRHEGLRLVPCDGVPLVLVLPAD
- a CDS encoding toxin-antitoxin system, toxin component, translating into MRRLCGELVSELSLPAPAAPADLYSALCSAMSTRRGRPVRFRTAVFPPGTASGLWLDMAEQDLVVIEERTAPDHQLVILGHELWHMQAGHCTHHVDGAAVAARLLSDSADLQATVLKVAARTRFDLADEQEAESFGLLLASKCRTWLAGSSLRGPVQRHGLAGRIEASLGCHGPRD
- a CDS encoding helix-turn-helix domain-containing protein, translated to MTDGFEVPCATATVLLQAVVARVTALADRLGVPHAEVFDVRRLSGESGVPEPVVKALLNGRPAGEPDLQARFLQRLDLLRRTRLKPNGRRYTQQEIADGAGMSRQQAGALINGDRRPTMEHCDAIQRFFRVHAGFLTAEDSEALVGALQRSEQELLQRLADRERAAVSVARDPLERLLLDHGVRGIAWRAAQLPTDQHRDKVAEWLDMLLESVKRPES
- a CDS encoding FadR/GntR family transcriptional regulator, producing MKQHRGDGVRRAVFTPVDNRARVETVVHRIGDAIELGLLADGEQLPGEMELAGQLGVSTVTLREALMALRQQGLVTTRRGRGGGSFVSLPEVPGEERLLARLASWSTEELRDLGDHWAALSGAAARLAAQRTEPDDLKALRRTLDDLASAEDAAARSRVYGRFHVELAAAAQSARLTREQVVLQTEVGALMCLVLGDDEYREEVADRHRSVISAVQDGAHDSARALAERCVQDSTARLITLRLSMPRAVSGPRPLEGTHEQEPRSGRRDGDS
- a CDS encoding alpha/beta fold hydrolase; the encoded protein is MVDVQPRQPRRTPRLRSVGDGELRLRHRVVHGYRRAYRMAGEGPALVLIHGIGDSSATWAELIPDLARTHTVIAPDLLGHGASDKPRADYSVAAYANGVRDLLATLDIESATLVGHSLGGGVAMQFAYQFPERTERLILVSAGGVGGEVNPVLRAVSLPGAHLMLSTLRLPGMRFQVGFFLRLMRLLDTDLAQDAPELVNLVDALPDATSRSAFIRTLRAVVDWRGQAVTMLDRCYLTEGMPTMLLWGDRDSVVPVRHAHGAHAAMPGSRLEIFEGAGHFPFHSDPARFLALVQEFTATTSPADWSRETWRELLRAGRPGTAVGQPDTARNRAAERDLREASERSAT
- a CDS encoding MmyB family transcriptional regulator; amino-acid sequence: MAYQAGRQRSQPRPVPESLEAQAYLQDYATLIEAVTFPSVVFDHRWDVVLSNAAFRTLFDGVGAHPTAMPGDNFLRFVLFHPDAGSILGEHESSWCLPMLAHFAAAVERNGQDRGLQAIRRDIALDPIMDAAYRHGLPHWIAAVGPRAVEHDGAVRPLVHPDPRWGSTDCRIVDDTPKSLRDMGYSRMTLVLREAVRPVRGGPSRTRKTRNGAAELRAV
- a CDS encoding FAD-binding oxidoreductase — translated: MQDFSRRGLLRVTAAAGAGAVVLPGVAAAEAPGASAVPAVAEGMKCRPAKLTGRIVRPDDPGYAEASLGWDELFVHYPLVIVYAQETQDVVNALTWARQHNVALRVRSGGHSLEGWSNVDNGLVIDVSELKSVHIDTVTRIAKVGAGLSQSEAVTALAKKGLAVTTGTEGTVGLSGATLGGGFGFLVRYLGMACDSLVGAEIVVAAGDDCAKVIHADLKDHEDLLWALRGAGNGNFGIVTSLTYKASPLKSVAYVQATWDGIKDLHRVFEAWQHSALRADDRLGTQLEIHRGQILLFGVLAEGTEAEAKELLDPILSVGTPEVTAQAGNWGDVYAGFQIPTADEPANWKFFSQFSSELFPRKAISVIASFMRDAPTDDSNFFTQAFGGAVRRSPRGGTAFPHRDALFYSEPGAGWGTRGQAGSGDELTPQAQAWIAEFSQALRPYVNGAYVNVPNIGMQDWETAYWGDNFDRLRRVKAQYDPRNVFQYEQSIPPASC
- a CDS encoding MAB_1171c family putative transporter; protein product: MDGSSYYIPAVAMGAAIAFKGPALLRGWRDPLLRSVGVLLALAGLVFLFAAPPTIAEVNDLTGIPNFSAPLVYCLLSAYSASCLVLIINWRGGPPEETRRLSRRWILGYTVVGVALIVLFVLGDAPVERLRDLDTYYANTPFIREMIVLYLGSLTVAGVAMNVMCWRWAIQVRGRLRAGLVIIAFGSLCNVPYSATKFTAVVARWNGVDLDGLSTDVAPMLASAGAQITAVGFCLPLAWRRIGDSWNTWSTYRRLGPLWRELKPVSLPADRAVRISWWAPAELQVTQRESDIHDGMLSLYPYFDSDVRTRAYCAAVTAGSSPAEAHAEADAAMVTRAVRARAADPEGRVISSAETAAAAPATRSPFGHNDGPRDLVRMSVALRRSPVVAAARGRTTTGPEKDAREPAG